Genomic window (Nitrospirota bacterium):
GCTTAACCATGTTGTGCTGCACCAGACCGTGATCGGGCTTGAGGCAAAAAAACAGTTCGAGATGGTTGGCGACTATCCTGACGTGATTATCGGCTGCTGCGGCGGAGGAAGCAACCTCGGCGGCGTTGCATTTCCTTTTCTCCAGGACAAGATAGGCGGCAAACAGCTGCGCGTCATCGCTGTCGAGCCTTCATCCTGCCCAACGCTCACCAAGGGAGAGTTCAGGTATGATTTTGGCGACACTGCCGGTCTGACACCGCTCATGATGATGTATACCCTCGGCCATGACTTCATGCCTCCGGGAATTCATGCAGGCGGCCTGAGATACCATGCAGACTCTCCTCTTGTCTGCCAGCTTTACCACGACAAGCTGATCGAAGCAGTTGCCTACGGTCAGACAGCATGCTTTGAGGCTGCGATCAAATTTTCAAAAGCAGAGGGCATCATCCCTGCACCCGAGAGCTCTCATGCGATTAAAGGGGCAATTGATGAGGCACTGAAGGCAAAGGAAGAGGGAAAACAGAAGACGATCTTCTTCAATCTGAGCGGGCATGGATACCTCGACCTTACCGCTTATCAGGATTATCTGGCAGGAAAACTGCAGGACTATGAATATCCTGAGGCAATGATCAAGGAAGCGCTCAAAAAGCTGCCGATTATCTAAACAGGGCAAAGGGCAAGGCGGATGGCAGAAGGTGCAGGACCTGAGGCCATCTGCCCTGAGCCTTCAGCCGAATGAGGTTGCTATGGTAAAGGTCAAGATCTGCGGGATAACAAATATCGAAGATGCGGAGGCTGCGATCGATTTTGGTGCAGATGCTTTGGGTTTTGTCTTCTTTAAGGGAAGTCCCCGCTGCGTTACTGTGGGGCAGGCAAAATCGATCATCTGCAGGCTCCCTGCATTCGTCACCACCGTGGGAGTGTTTGTTGATGAAACCCCGGAAGTAATTCAGTCAACAATTATGGATGCAGGCATAGACGTTATTCAGCTCCATGGGGAAGAGAAACCTGAGGCCTGCCAATTCTCCCGGAGAAGCATTAAGGCGATCAGGGTTAAATCGATCGACAGCCTTGAGCCCCTGAAAACATTCAAAAGCCTTGTCTCGTCCTTCCTCCTC
Coding sequences:
- a CDS encoding phosphoribosylanthranilate isomerase, encoding MVKVKICGITNIEDAEAAIDFGADALGFVFFKGSPRCVTVGQAKSIICRLPAFVTTVGVFVDETPEVIQSTIMDAGIDVIQLHGEEKPEACQFSRRSIKAIRVKSIDSLEPLKTFKSLVSSFLLDAYAADALGGTGQKFNWDIAVEAKQFGRIILAGGLTPDNIRDAIAHVRPYGVDVSSGVEREKGKKDHQKMKLFIERAKEALAAG